In the genome of Thermoanaerobacterium sp. PSU-2, one region contains:
- a CDS encoding NifU family protein: MRERVEEVLKLLRPSLQADGGDVELVDVTDDGVVQVRLTGACGGCPFAVMTLKEGIERAIKEEIPEVKEVVAL, from the coding sequence GTGAGAGAAAGAGTAGAAGAAGTTTTAAAGCTTTTAAGACCTTCTCTTCAAGCAGATGGCGGAGATGTAGAACTCGTCGACGTTACTGACGATGGCGTAGTTCAGGTAAGGCTTACAGGTGCTTGCGGCGGCTGTCCATTTGCAGTAATGACATTGAAAGAAGGAATAGAGAGAGCAATAAAGGAAGAAATACCTGAAGTAAAGGAAGTTGTT